In Haliotis asinina isolate JCU_RB_2024 chromosome 16, JCU_Hal_asi_v2, whole genome shotgun sequence, the following are encoded in one genomic region:
- the LOC137268085 gene encoding uncharacterized protein, with amino-acid sequence MASRDEQLRRQCQDLLERLKFQQSELKVMIPNSSSSHHQEPLSNNLHSYRTDHKPEYARDKLRSVVRSTERGGDQQSSCSAYRCRANQNRPSYTKVSKSLQDETSNRRHVGDSESEGFSGVSRNVPALSHTTDENVSSGRTCSGRYTTTPRTRRRREIIDRNVKIDSNVGSPDDVDSRDRLNFSYSDVMDDDLTFIKSALNQSPEEVFQDVADRRVNDEWRAGKSDSVRFDDWQTEDRQTRSLQDGGSGVSTVPSAAMDSEVTYAKQLVDEGNNKEMAGFVRETVTRPRSVLTSKDASFSRSRNKTPTKVSFRSSADTSSVIRRESQKKMLGYDWIAALLDNDKDVIDESEAYFEDLKEFRRVNREECSNMLYMEGPVSLAATSEPSPVAKAISDTKVKPYMVNERLFTVPIKKCLLEDFKGGTEEEGDQKAPKKDPTAEDPRFVRVSIPRSTLQAPYRFKPHRRNSFDPTDSCGLREHCLLGWENSRPAMLPAASNLGISDSTHGITSKMATTLADAERLANSYEWAFPQATTHRPDMFASWRKGYQDSVINLSTANVTQPLGGANLTQSLEPSSLGSAGSDGLRKTTNDLLNSTYSMMYEMERLKRERAQDPQSQAKGVA; translated from the exons ATGGCATCTAGGGATGAACAACTGCGTAGACAATGTCAGGATCTGCTGGAACGACTCAAGTTCCAACAAAGTGAACTGAAGGTTATGATACCGAATTCATCATCAAGTCATCATCAGGAACCATTATCAAACAACCTGCACAGCTACAGAACTGATCACAAGCCAGAGTATGCAAGAGACAAACTGAGAAGTGTAGTCAGATCTACTGAGAGAGGAGGAGACCAGCAGTCCTCCTGTTCAGCTTACAGATGTAGAGCAAACCAAAATAGGCCTTCGTATACAAAAGTATCCAAGAGTCTTCAAGATGAAACATCAAACAGGAGACATGTTGGTGATTCAGAGAGTGAAGGATTTTCAGGGGTTAGTAGAAATGTCCCTGCTCTCTCCCACACCACTGATGAGAATGTATCAAGTGGACGAACCTGCTCGGGTAGATACACCACTACACCAAGGACACGTCGCAGGAGAGAAATCATTGACAGAAATGTAAAG attgacagcaatgttggcagCCCAGATGATGTTGACAGTCGGGACCGCCTGAACTTCAGCTACTCCGACGTGATGGACGATGACCTGACATTCATCAAGTCTGCTCTTAATCAGTCTCCTGAGGAAGTCTTCCAGGATGTCGCTGACCGGAGAGTCAATGATGAGTGGAGGGCTGGGAAGTCTGACAGTGTAAGGTTTGATGACTGGCAAACAGAGGATAGACAGACCAGGTCACTTCAGGATGGGGGATCAGGGGTGTCGACGGTGCCGTCTGCTGCGATGGACTCAGAAGTGACGTATGCCAAGCAGCTGGTTGATGAAGGCAACAACAAGGAGATGGCAGGGTTTGTCCGTGAGACTGTGACAAGACCCAGGTCCGTACTTACCAGCAAGGATGCATCATTTTCACGAAGTAGAAACAAG ACACCAACCAAAGTGAGTTTCCGTTCCTCAGCTGACACGTCCAGTGTTATCCGGCGTGAATCTCAGAAGAAGATGCTGGGATATGACTGGATCGCGGCACTCCTGGACAATGACAAGGACGTTATTGATGAGTCCGAGGCATACTTCGAGGACCTAAAGGAGTTCCGTCGAGTCAACCGTGAAGAATGTTCCAACATGCTGTACATGGA AGGTCCTGTATCTCTGGCAGCCACCAGTGAGCCATCACCAGTTGCCAAGGCTATCTCTGACACCA AAGTGAAGCCCTACATGGTGAATGAGCGGCTGTTCACAGTGCCCATCAAGAAGTGTTTGCTGGAGGACTTCAAGGGGGGGACAGAGGAGGAGGGGGATCAGAAGGCGCCAAAGAAAGATCCTACAGCTGAGGACCCCAGATTTGTCAG GGTGAGTATTCCTCGCTCCACCCTACAGGCCCCATACCGCTTCAAACCACATCGCAGAAACAGCTTTGACCCCACAGACTCATGTGGACTAAGGGAG CACTGTCTCCTTGGGTGGGAGAACTCCCGACCAGCCATGCTGCCAGCAGCCTCAAACCTTGGCATCAGCGACTCAACTCACGGCATTACCTCCAAGATGGCTACG ACACTGGCTGATGCAGAGCGACTAGCAAACTCGTACGAGTGGGCGTTTCCCCAAGCAACCACCCACCGGCCTGACATGTTCGCCTCCTGGAGGAAAGGCTACCAGGACTCAGTAATCAACCTGTCCACTGCCAATGTCACACAACCTCTAGGGGGTGCCAACTTGACCCAGTCCCTGGAACCCTCCAGTCTGGGATCAGCTGGGTCCGACGGACTCCGGAAGACCACAAACGATCTGCTGAATTCAACTTACTCCATGATGTACGAAATGGAGAGGCTGAAGAGAGAGAGGGCACAGGACCCCCAGAGCCAGGCGAAAGGTGTAGCGTAG